The window AAGAACACATCTCACTGGTCTATCGGTATTAAAGGCGGTGTAAACTATTACCGCTTGTCTCCATTAGCTACAGCTGACACTGATTTTGATAGTTTTATCAACCAAGGTGGTTATGGCGGTAGCTTTTTTGTTGAATATGCTCCAACTCCATTTTATGGAATCGGTCTTGAAGCAAATTATTCTAATCTCAACAGAACTGTAGAGGGTGCAGATTATTTAGGTTATAACATTGATGCTATTCTTATGAGTTCTGTTAATCTTTCAAACCTTTTCGGACCTTATAGAACTGTCTCCGCAAGAAAAGTCAACTTCTTTTTAAATGCCGGATTAGGTGCATCTTATTACACTTTTCAAACTCCTGCAGATGCAGAATATGTTAAGGGAAAATTTTCTCCTATGGCAGCAGCGGGTATCGGTGTAGAATTTAACTTAGGTAAAGCATGGACTTTACTATGTGAGGGCCAATACAGATATTACGTTAAAAATGATTTAGGCGGCGTTGTAGCTTCAAAAGATGTAGATGCTTTAGCTGTTAATCTCGGTTTACGTTGGAAAATCGGCGGAAAGAAACATGATCATGTACGTAATATGATTCCAAGTGAATATTACCCGGTTCCTGTTCAAGAAATTATTATCGAAGATATTCAAAATGAAGAAATGATTGAAGAACGTTTCAAAACTTTAGAAGAAAAATATAATAATCTTGAAAACAAACACAACAATCTTAACAAAGAATATAACAACTTACAAAATCAAATAAATGAATTAGAAAAGAATGGTACAATAACCATTGCTCTTGAAAATGTTCATTTTGATTTTGATTCATCAGAACTTACTAAAGATTCTAAAACTTTGGTTCAACAAGTTGTAAATATTCTTAAAGATGCTCAATGGAATAAAATTACCATTGCAGGTTATGCAGATAACGTAGGCACAAAAGAAGTTAACGATAGAATTTCTTTAAAACGTGCTGAAACAGTAAAGAAATACATGGTTGATAACGGCATAGACGGAAATAAATTATCCATTGCCAGTTATGGTAAAGATAACCCTGTTGCAAATAACAATACTCAAGTCGGCAGAGCTCAAAACCGCCGTGTTGAATTTGTTATTTCAAAATAACTTTACTTTAGCTTTAACAAAAAAGCCTCTTGAGTTTTCAAGAGGCTTTTTTGTTTTATAAAATCGGTATTTGCAAAACCTAATCCTAATAAATTCTCTCTAAGTTTTTCATACTGTTAATAATCATTAAGGTTGGTCCCTGCTTGTTTTGAGGCATTTCCGACAACCTTTTTATCATGAATTTATCTGGTATAATTTAATTAACTGATTTCCTGAAAAATATTGAATAGAAGATTTTTGAAAAAAATTCAACAATTTCTCGCTTATAAATTTGACTTATATAAAATCTCTGTTAATTTTGCAATAACTTTATTCTTGTTTATCATTATACCAATTCTTGATTTAATTATCATGATATAACAAACGTAAAGATAACAACTTAAAAAATAATACTAACTAATATGAAAAAAATTCTAATGTTCGAAGATGATATTTTATTATCTGAAATGACAAAACTTAATCTTGAATTAATGGGTACTTATAGTATTCATTTAGCACATACAGGCAGGAAAAGTTTGGATAGAATATTAACTTTTCGACCGGATATTTGTTTAGTTGATATAAAACTTCCTGAGAAGAATGGTTATGACGTTGTTAAGGAAATGCGGGATAATAATATCAATATTCCTGTTATTTTTATATCCGCTCTTGTTGCTCCGGAAGATGCACTTATTGCATTTGACTTAGGTTGTGATGATTATATAAGAAAGCCTTTTGATGTATTTGAACTCATGGCAAGAATAAATGTAGCTTTAAGAATTTACCCAGAAGGTAAAAATATTCAACCGGGAAAAACAGTTAAAAATGCATTGATTTTTAATTTTCCAAGGGTAATTTTTAATTTTGTCAACAATACAATCGAAACAAATAATGTTACACATAGTTTATCCCCTTATGAAGGTGATATTCTTAGAATTTTAGTCAGCAATGTCGGTGAAATTGTTAGTTACGACGATTTGTTTTTAAGAACAGGCAAAGAACAAAACGAAAGAAATAGAAAAAGTTTTTATGTTGTTCTTAGCAATCTCAGAGCTAGATTTGAACCTCTACATTGTTTCAGTATAATTACATATAGGAAAAACGGTATTAAGATGGTTGTGTAAATTTATTAAAATCTAAAATTACAAAAACTTGATTAATCCCAATGGATTTCTAACAACATAAATTGTTATAAACATTGGGACCAATTTGCCTAAAATATAGAAATTCAATCTATTGCCTTTATCAGTTTTTCAATGATTTCATTATTTCCTGTTTTCCAGAATTTCCCTCACAACCTCTGCAGTAATATTTCTATTTTCTCCCAAAGCAATATTTTCTTCTGTAAAACGATTGACAATAATATTAATAACTTTATTATCAATTTTTGCTTCCTTAAGAGTTGTAGCAAGTCCTATCGACTTAAAAAAGTCTTCGGTTTTTCTTATTGCTAAAAGAACTCTTTCGTCATCGGAACCATCAGTAATATTAAAAATTCTTTCTGCATATTGAAGAATTTTTCCTTTTTTCTGTTCTTTCATAACATACATTGTACCCGGAAGAACAATTGCCAAAGATGCGCCGTGAGCAATTCCTGTTTGCGCTGTCAATTCATGACCAATCATATGTGTAGCCCAATCTTGTGTAACACCCATTCTGATAAAATCATTCAAAGCCATTGTTGCAGAAAACATAAAATCTGCCATGGTATCGTAATCATGCTGATTTTCTTTTATCTTCGGAGCGATTTCCAAAACAGTCAGTAAAATTCCTTCTGCCCATCTGTCCATTATTCTTGACTGCCCTGGCGTTGTGAGATACTGTTCAATTACATGAACATAAATATCCGCCAATCCGTTTGCTATCTGATTTAAGGGTAAAGAATATGTAGTTTCCGGATCTAATATTGAAAATTCCGGATATCCGCTTGAAAAAGCCAATTTCTCTTTTGTTTCATTACGTGAAATTACGGCGCCGTTGTTCATTTCGGAGCCGGTTGCCGGTAAAGTCATCACCGATGCAAATGGAATATATTCATTAGCTTTACCTTTTAAAACGATTTCCCAAGAATCTCCTGGATAAGGAATTCCCGCGGCAATCAATTTTGTACCATCCAATACAGAACCGCCACCAACGGCAAGAATAAAATCAATATTATTTTCTTTCCCTATAGTAATTGCCTTTCTCAATGTCTCCACAGAAGGGTTCGGTTCAATTCCCCAAAATTCAATATATTTATAGTCTTTCAACGCTGTCACAACCTGATCATAAACACCGTTTTTCTTTACGCTTCCACCACCATAGGTAATCATCAACTTTTTATCCATAGGAATCAAAGATGATAATTTGGAAATCTGACCTTTTCCAAAAACTAATTTAGTTGGATTTTGAAATATAAAATTCTTCATGGTTAATTTGGTTTTGTTTGTTTCTCACTAATTCCGCTTCAAAAACACTAAAGCACTACTCTATCATTACATTATTTAATCATATTCTCATCCAAACCGAACCGTTCATTTTCACGGCATTGTCCCTTCGGTTCAATGTGAACGACAATATCATAAATATTCTCCACAGATTGTTTAATATTATTTTCAATTTCTTCAGCTATGTCATGTGCTTGTTTCACAGTAATATTTCCATCAACCTCAACATCAAGAGCAATCATATAGAAATTTCCGATTTGTCTTGAGCGTACCCGATGAGGATTACTTGCACCTTTAACTTTATCAACAGCTTCGAAAATTTTATTATAGATGCCTTCATCCTTTACTCCATCCATCAATTCAACATTGGAGTCCATAAAAATTTTTATCGCCGACCTGATAATAAAAAGACTAATTATTAAACCCGTAATCGAATCTAAAATAGGTAAATTAAAAATAAAAGTAAATAGTAATCCTACTAACACGCTTAACGAAATGATCACATCATTACGCATATTAATTGCATTTGCCTGTAATAAAGGGCTATTAATTTTTTTACCTTTTTTATATTGATAAAGAGCGAGCGCCAGTTTTCCTATGATAGAAAAAATTGTTACATAAATTGCTATTATTCCCGGCATTTCCTTTGCTTCCGCCGAAAATGTACTTCGAATAGTGGTTATCAGCATTTGGATACCGGCATAAAAAATAACGAATGACAATACCTTTGTTGCTATACTTTCCGCTTTTTCATAGCCATAGGCATATTTTCTGCTTGGCGGTTTACTCATGATTTTTGCAGTAATAATCATAACAATAGATATTACAACATCTGTTGCAGAGTCAATACCGTCACTAATTACCGCCATACTTCCGGAAATAAAACCTATTATCAATTTTGCAAGAGATAATATACTGTTTCCTATTGTACTAATCCATGAAGTTTTCAATAAAACCTTATCATTTCTCTCCATCCTAATAAATATTACGCTTCATTTGTTTACTAAAAATTAAGACGTCAAAAGTACAAAAAAGTTCAGAATTAGTAATTACAAATCAAATAAATTCAGATTATATAATTCATCATCTAAGTATATTTACATTATAAATTCAAACTATTTTTACTATTTTCGTGTTAAAATTTAAATTATGGTTTACGAAGATTTTATTAAACGGGAGATAGACAGATTAGGATTGGCAATTAAAAATCTAATAGTTAAGATATTAAATTTAAGGAACGATCCTCCATTAGTATTTGAAGCGATCGATAAATTTGTAATTGATAATCTTGATATTAATATTAATGAAATAATTTCACTTACTAATGATAAATTTAAAGATTGGCTGAAATCCGAAAAACGGCTTAATAATAGTAATTTAGACCAATTTACGGAATTGTTGCTTGTTGTTGCTGAAAATTCGGATGAAACAAATGTAAGAAAAAGTTTATATGAGAAATGTTTGATAATATATGAATTTTTGAATAAAAATGAAGATGTTTATTCTTGGGAAAGACATTTGAAAGAGGAAGACGTTAATAATAAATTATCTGTTCTATAAATCCCGAATCAATTATAATATTTTGTATCTCCACATCAGAATATTACAATATTAACTAATCGTCACATAATTAAATTTCTTATCTTTGCAGGTTTTAAATTCATTAATAATGAAAGGATTATATACTGTCCTGTTGCTTGTTGCGTCAAATGTATTTATGACTTTTGCATGGTACGGACATCTTAAAATGAAGGAATTCTCTTGGTTCAATACTTTACCATTAATCGGTATAATTGCCATCAGTTGGGGCATTGCTTTTTTTGAATACTGTTTTCAAGTTCCGGCAAATAGAATTGGTTATGCCGGAAACGGAGGGCCGTTTTCACTACTTCAACTTAAAGTTATACAAGAGGTTATTACTCTTATTGTTTTTGTAATTTTCAGCACTTTACTTTTCAAGAATGAAACATTCAGGCTTAATCATTTTATTGGTTTTATTTTCTTGGTTTTAGCCGTTTATTTTATTTTTAAAAAATAAAATAACATTTTGCTGGTTCTAAAAGTTTTACTTCTTTGTTTATGACTTTATGAGTTCTATGTATTTGCGCATTAGTACTTTTTATACTTTCTTCATGAGATTTTATTTTGTTCGAAGTAACATCTAAAAAACTAAAATTATTAATCTCAAGCTTTATTAATTATATTTTTTGTTTAAGTCTTTATTATCAAAAATCAACTAAATTTGTAAAAATTTTCTAATGAGAGTAAGTTTTAAAAATAAAACGATATTGATTACCGGAGCGGGTTCGGGAATCGGAGAAGCAATTGCCTATCAATTTGCCGAAAAGGGTGCTAATGTTATTTTAACCGGCTTAGATTTGGAAAATCTTGATAAAGTTAAGGTTAATTGCGAAAAGTTTAATATAAAAGCATTTTCTTATGAATGTGATCTTTCCGATTATAATTCCATCGACAATTTAGTAAGTTATATTGAGGAAAATAATTTACTTATTGATGTTTTTATCTTAAACGCCGGAATATCTCAACGTGCAAAAGCTCTGGAAACTGATTTTGCCGTTGACAGGAAACTCATGGATATTAATTATTTCGGATCCGTTTATTTGATAAAGAAATTTAAGGATCATTTAAAATCAGGAAGACATATTAACATTGCCGTCAACACATCTATTTCCGGATTATTCGGGTTTCCGTTGCGTTCGGCATACTGCGGCTCAAAACATGCCCTGTTCGGTTTCTTCGAATCATTAGATCTTGAAAACGATAATATTAATGTAACTTTTATTATTCCCGGTAGAATCAATACACAAATCAGTAAAAGTGCAATGCTCGGCAGCGGCGAAAAATATGATAAAATGGATCACGGACAGTCCAGCGGAATGGATGTAAATACATGTGCAAAAATTGCCGTTAAAGCTATTTCAAAGCAAAAACACAGAAAATTAATCGGAAGAAAAGAATTATTAATGGTTTATATTCATAAATATATTCCCGCATTATATTATAAATTAGCGAAAAAGATTTCATCAACATAAAAGAAAATAATCGACATGAAAGAAAAAATTATTTGTGGCATCCAACAAGTTGGAATCGGAGTAAATGATGTCATTGAAGCATGGAAATGGTATATTGATATTTTTGGTTTTGATATTAAAATTTTTGACGATACAGGTGTTGCCGAAAAAATGTTGCCTTACACAGGAGGCAAACCTCAGGAACGAAGAGCTGTTTTAGCTTATAATCTACGTGGTGGTGGCGGTTTTGAAATCTGGCAACCGAAAGGCAGAGAGTTAAATTATTTGAAAGAAGAAATTCGTTTAGGTGATTTGGGAATTATCGCATGCAAAATCAAATGCCCTGATGTTAAACTTGCTTTCGAAACATTTAAAAATAAAAATGTTGATGTAATTAATAAACCGGATTTATCTCCATCGGGCATAATGCATTTCTTCGTAAAAGATCCTTACGGCAATCTTTTTGAAATTGAGGAAGATCATTATGTTTTTTCTGATGAAAAGAAAATCACGGGCGGAGTTAACGGTGTAATCATCGGAGTTTCTAATATGGAAGATTCTATAGAGTTTTATTCTAAATTACTTGATTACGATACTGTTGTTTATGACAATACAGGTATTTTTGATGATTTGCAAGGTGTTCCGGGCGCAACTGATAAGTTGCACAGAGTAATGCTGAAACGCTCTAAACCTATGTATGGACCGCTTGCCGAAATTATGGGAACTTCTCATATTGAATTGGTTCAAAACATGGATTCTAAGGTTAAGAAAATATATGAAGGCAGGCTTTGGGGCGATCCGGGCTTTATTCATCTTTGTTTTGATGTAAGAAATATGGAAAGTCTTCATAAAGAAGTTAAGGAATTAGGAAAAGATTTCGTTTGTGACGGAGGAGAGGATTTCGATATGGGTGATGCAAATGGACATTTCACTTATGTAGAAGATCCTGACGGAACTCTTATAGAGTTTGTTGAAACTTTTAAAATCCCTATTTCAAAAAAACTTGGTATTTCTTTGAATCTTAGAAATAGAGATGATAAAAAATTTATGCCAAAATATATGTTGAAGGCTTTGCGCTTTGCAAGGGTAAAACTATAAAATTAACTATTGAGCCTTAATCATAAAAACAACTGCATGTTCGCAAGGTTTTTTATTGATAATATTTTGAGGAATATCTATTTTATACCCCGTCTGAGATTTTGAAAGCTTTGCTTTAACTTTACTTCCTAAAATTTCAATATTGCCGGCCTTTAATTGCTCATCGCAATTAAATATAATGGAATTAGAAAGCGGTTCACCTTCACCAAGCATGCAAAAAACATACACTTTTCCGTCTTTCTTCGTAAATCTCAAATTATCTTGTTGATAAGGATAAACGGGACGAGTGCAATAAATTGCATCACCATTAATATTCATCCACATACCAATTTCCTTCATCCTTTCGATAGCTGTCGGTGGAAGCTCTCCATAAGGATCTGGACCGACATTCAATAAGTAATTTCCTCCTTTAGAAACAACATCTACAAGAATATGTATCAATTTGTTTGTGGATTTATATTCATCAGTATCAACATAAGACCAGGAATGTCCCATAGACATGCAGGTTTCCCACGGATAAGGAAGAATGGAATCCGGAACCAATTGTTCCGGGGTTTGGTAATTTTCATACTTACCATGTACAGTTCTATCAACTATTAACAAATCCGGATTATTTTCGCGTGCCATTTTAGCAATTTTGGGCATATCAATATCTTGTATCCATTGTTTACAACCAAGCCATTGACGATATTCGTCGTTAAGGCTCCATTCCGGACGAATCCATCCGCCATCTAACCAGAGAATATCAATATCGCCGTAATTTGTTGTTAATTCTTTTATCTGATTATAGGTAAAATCACAAAACTTCTGCCAGCGAAGAGGATACACCATCGGATTATAATTGACGCTTCTATCGGGTGTTGCCCATTCAGGTGCCCAATAATCCGAATGATGCCAATCGGGTTTTGAAAAATACAATCCCGTCCAAAATCCTTTTTCACGGAAAGCATTAACAATAGCTTCTGTTACATCGGCTTTTTCATTAGTATGAAACGGACAAGAAGAATCGGCAATTGTATAATTTGTTTCCTTCGAATCAAACATACAAAAACCATCGTGATGCTTAGTTGTAAATACAACATACTTCATTCCGGCTTCTTGAGCTAATTCTGCCCAATATTCGGGATTAAATCTGGTAGGGTTAAAAGTTTTGTTTAACGCTTGATATTTTGTTTTATACTCACAATACGGCATTCCTTTTCTGTGATCTATCCATTCCTCATTACAAATCGACCATGATTCCACAGTACTCCATTGAGCATACATTCCCCAATGCATCATAAATCCGAACTTCAGATCTTGCCATTGTTCAAGTTTATTAAGAATTATTGAATCTGTTTCAAAATCTCTTTCTGTTTGTGCATTGAGATTATAAACAAATGTAAATATTAGACAAAGAGAGAAAATAGTTTTATTCATAAGTAAATTATTTTAGAATTGCATCTAATTTTATTCTAATATCGTTATATAACATTGTCGTTGTAGATTGACTTTATGTTTTTTTAATAAACTTGCCGTATTAATGAGCTTACAAAGATACTGTTTTTTGTATATTTTATTTATCTTTGCGTGAATTTTATCCCCCCAAACATGTTGGGTAAATTTCTATTACAATTTTAATTTATAATAAAAAAAGCTATGAAAAACTATTTACTAATCTTTCTATATTTAACAATTCCTTCATTTCTGTTTTCTCAAGCTTTAAGCGGAGTTTATTCTATAGGATCGGATAACAGTGATTATACAAATTTGAGTAATGCTTTTGTTGCTTTAGAAACTTTTGGTGTAGAAGGTGAAACAATATTGGAGTTAACAGATTCCTATGATATGAACAGCGAAATAACTTCTTTAAGCCTGGGCAACATTCCTGGAAGCAGTGAAACAAATAAAGTTATTTTAACTGTATCAGATGAAGTAAACAAGATTATATTATCTTATAATGCGGCATACATCTTCTCATTTTATAACACAGAATATTTTGAAATTCAGGGAAAAGATAAATTAACCATTCAAACTCAAGGAAATTTTGCAGATAATGCGGCTGTAGCAATTTTTAATAATCCCAACAACGGAAATTCAATAATTACTATTGACGGATGTATTATTACAGGAAGTGGAAATAGTAATGTAAATGATTTCGGTATTTACTTTTTTTCTTATGATAGTGACGTAACTAAAAAATATGATATTAATATTTCAAACAATACAATATATAAAGTTAATCAGGCAATTTGCGCAAAAGGTCCGTCGAATTCCTCTCCTTCTATTGCAAGTGTTAAAATCAAAAATAATACAATCGGTAATACAGGTATAAATTACAATATTAATCAATTCGGAATTTATTTACAAAATCAAAACGAAGTAATTGTTTCGGAAAATAAAATTTTTAGTGTATTCTCCAACGATAATACAGCCGCAGGAATAAAACTTGAGAATTGTTCTTATGCTACAATTAATAACAATTCGATTCTTGATATTGTTTCCTATGATCAGGTTAATGGTAAGGCTTACGGTATTCTTATTAATTCAAACGAAATAACTACCACTGAGACATGGTGTTACAACAATATGATTTCACATATTGCAGCTAAGGAAGTACAAGGCGTAGGATTATATCTTGCGGATTTAATTAATAACCGCATACATCTTTACTATAATTCAATCTATCTTACAGTAGATAATTCACAAGACTATTTTGGTGAAATTCCAAGTACGTGTTTTGGTTTTAATAGTAATATCGGTACCATTTTGATTAAAAATAATGTTTTTCAAAATGATTTCGGCGACAACACAATGAGCGCGGAAGAAAGATTCGGAACCGCCATTTCCTTTATGAGTAATCATAATCCGTTCTCGGCGATAACTAATAACATATATTATACAGATAACATTACTCATGGGTTTACAGCTAAAAATAGCGATCGCTATTTTACTTTTGACGAGTGGAATCTTTTTAATGATAATGACGAAACTTCGCTGAATAGTAATCCTGGCTTCATTTCAACTTTTCTTTTAAAAATTAGTGAGGCAAATTCTGCCGGAACATTTATTTCTCAAGTTAAAAGAGATTATTTTGGTAATCCGCGCAGCTATACTACTCCTGATATTGGCGCTCACGAAGCGAAAGACAATTCCGGAATAAACGATTTAAGTACAACAAAATTTGATACTTATTATTCTCAGAATACTATTTTTATTAATTCTGAAAACGAATTAAACGGAAATGTATCTTTAATTTCTATTGATGGAAAAATTTTATATAAGAAATCTGTTTCGGGAAAAAATATTGTGATTAATTTAGAAAGAACATATAATCCGGGCGTTTATATTATTTCATACTCAGGAATTAAGGGCAACACTTCTTCAAAGATTTTGATACACTAATATTTTATATCGAAAATCACTCTTCACATTTTAATTTCCGATTCGGAATATTGCTAAAATCTTATTTTTAACCAACTCAACATTACTAGAAGTTGTCAAAAATTGATATATGCAATCATTTAGCTAACAATTGTACTTTGCCTTTCCGAACAACACAATATTACTCTCTTAGAAGCAATTTTATTTCATTTTTTATTCAATAAAAACTTACATTTTAATATTGGTTAATGTAATTTATATGCCTGAAAAATAACAAACTATATGTCATGTTTGATATTTGATTGAATTTCAGGCCCTTTATTAAAATTAAAAATGCAAAAAGAGAAACAAATACTTTTCAATTTCTCGTATAAACATTATAATTTTGAACCAAATTTAAATTAATTCACTTTGAATAAGTTAATCAAATTAAAATTCATACAAATATAATTTTCAAACGTATGAAATAAAGTTATTAATATTCATAAATATGATAGCAAACGACAACATCATTTCATTAGAGATATACGACAATGATAAATTGGAAGAATATTTATATATAAATACATTTCCTTCTATTGAGAGATACATCTTGTCAAATAATGGAACACGGGAAGATGCCCAAGATATCTTTCATGATTCATTAATTATTCTTATAAGGAAACTTTCGGAAAACAATCAGATTCTCTGTAAATTATCAACATATTTATATGCAATAGCAAAAAATTTATGGCTACAAAAGCTTTCATATAACAGAAGAACTTCACAAATAAATAGTAATTTCGTTTGCGAACATATTCCCGAATACGAGAAATGCATAGATGATTTTGAAAAGGAAAAAATTCAAGAATTGTATGAACTGCTTATATTAAAATGTAAGCTTAATTTCGGTAGTGATTTTATGCAGATAATATCTTCTAAAGATAAAGAGACACGAAAACTCAGATGGCAATATAAACAAAAACTCGCAAAGGTTATACAATCTTATCCCGAATTTAAAATTCTAAAACAATATGTTGATTGGATAAAACGGCTTGATTAAACAATTCTTTATCATTAATAATTCCTATATTTGCATTTGAATTTACTGCATTAAATGACAAAAGAATTTTTTTATAAACAAGCTGATATTTTTTCGGAAATATTACAATCTATTAATTTCGATTCATTACCTATAAGTGATTATAATAAGAAGTATATCAAACACATGAAAACTTCCTTTAAATATTACTGTAAAATATTTGCAGATTGTTTATATCTAATTTCAAATGAGGCGCAAGATAAAAATATTACTCTTATTGATTATGGTGGCGGTGCCGGATTTTTAAGCGTTCTTGCAAAAAAATGCGGATTTAAGAATGTTATTTATGTTGATAGAAATCCGCTTTCTGTTGAAACGGCAATATATCTCAAGAACAATTGTTTCAATTGCGGTGCGGATATTTTTATTGAAGGAGATACAAAAGATTTGATTGATTATGTAAAAAATAAAAATATCTGTCCGGATTCGCTTATTGCAACTGACCTGATAGAACACATTTATAATCTTGATATTTTCTTTTCTGATTTGAAAAAGATTAATCCTAAAATGAACATGACTTTCACTACAGGGTCCACACCTTTCAATCCGATAAAAAAGCATAAACTGCATAAAATAATGGATGATTGTGAAACAGGGTCCGCTGAAATACCAAATTATTATACATTAAGATTTGATTATATCGAAGCTAAATATCCAAATTTCACTAAGGAAGATAAAAACAAGTGGGCAGAAGCTACACGCGGACTAACTTTCGATGATATCGATAAAACAATTCAAAATAATATCCTTCCGAAACCCGCCGATAAACATAATACCTGTGATCCTCGAAACGGCAACTGGGAAGAAAGAATCCTTACAACTAAGGAATATAAAAAAGTATTGGAACCATTAAACTATAAGATGTCTTTATATAAAGGTTATTATAACTCTTTATATGCTAATTCATTAAAATCTATTACTGCAAAACTTGCAAACCTCTCTATCAAAATCCTGGGCAAAGTAGGATTTTATATTTCTCCTATGATAATACTTTATATTGAACCTAAATAATAATTAAATTTTTGCTATGGTAATTTTTCAAATAATAATATTTCTTTCATTCATATTAGGTAGCGGCATATATATTTCAGTACGCTTATGGCAAATCGCGCCTTTCGGCCAACTTGGTAAAATAATTTTTATTGCATTAATAATATTCCTGTTTTTAGCATTTATTCTCAGCTTTATTATAGGCAATGTATTACCTGTAAGTATTACAAAAATCTTATATAGAGTTGGTTCGGCATGGTTTTTTATTTGTGTTTATTTATTGATAATCTTTCTTTTAATCGACATTATAAGATTAACTCACTTGGTTAATATTGACCAATATATTTTTAATAACAAGTACTTCTTTATGTCGTTGTGTTTATTCCTAACTGTTTTAATGAGTTCCGGATATATTAAATATCAAAATAAAACCCGGGAAGAGATCAACATAAATTTTTCACAAAGTAATCTAAACAAGAATCTAAAATTAGTTACTATCAGTGATTTACATTTAGGATATGGTATAGGAAATAAGGAATTAAACCGATGGATAAAGTTAATTAATAAAGAAAATGCAGATATAGTATTAATTGTCGGAGATATGATAGATAATAGCATCAAACCTGTTTTGAGGGAAAATATGGCGGAAAACTTGAAGAAGATTAAAAGCAAATTCGGAGTTTACTCGGTTCTCGGCAATCACGAATATATTTCCGGAATTGATGCTTGTATCAATTTTATTAAGAGTGCCGATATTACTCTTTTAAGAGATTCTTCTGTGATGATTAACGATTTATATATAATCGGCAGAGATGATCAAACAAATAAATCACGGAAAACATTAAATGAACTTATTGACGGTTTGGATACAACAAAACCGATT of the Bacteroidales bacterium genome contains:
- a CDS encoding OmpA family protein — encoded protein: MKKISLFLTLVLVCGMTLSAQTAEDEVKAMRKNTSHWSIGIKGGVNYYRLSPLATADTDFDSFINQGGYGGSFFVEYAPTPFYGIGLEANYSNLNRTVEGADYLGYNIDAILMSSVNLSNLFGPYRTVSARKVNFFLNAGLGASYYTFQTPADAEYVKGKFSPMAAAGIGVEFNLGKAWTLLCEGQYRYYVKNDLGGVVASKDVDALAVNLGLRWKIGGKKHDHVRNMIPSEYYPVPVQEIIIEDIQNEEMIEERFKTLEEKYNNLENKHNNLNKEYNNLQNQINELEKNGTITIALENVHFDFDSSELTKDSKTLVQQVVNILKDAQWNKITIAGYADNVGTKEVNDRISLKRAETVKKYMVDNGIDGNKLSIASYGKDNPVANNNTQVGRAQNRRVEFVISK
- a CDS encoding response regulator transcription factor — encoded protein: MKKILMFEDDILLSEMTKLNLELMGTYSIHLAHTGRKSLDRILTFRPDICLVDIKLPEKNGYDVVKEMRDNNINIPVIFISALVAPEDALIAFDLGCDDYIRKPFDVFELMARINVALRIYPEGKNIQPGKTVKNALIFNFPRVIFNFVNNTIETNNVTHSLSPYEGDILRILVSNVGEIVSYDDLFLRTGKEQNERNRKSFYVVLSNLRARFEPLHCFSIITYRKNGIKMVV
- a CDS encoding iron-containing alcohol dehydrogenase encodes the protein MKNFIFQNPTKLVFGKGQISKLSSLIPMDKKLMITYGGGSVKKNGVYDQVVTALKDYKYIEFWGIEPNPSVETLRKAITIGKENNIDFILAVGGGSVLDGTKLIAAGIPYPGDSWEIVLKGKANEYIPFASVMTLPATGSEMNNGAVISRNETKEKLAFSSGYPEFSILDPETTYSLPLNQIANGLADIYVHVIEQYLTTPGQSRIMDRWAEGILLTVLEIAPKIKENQHDYDTMADFMFSATMALNDFIRMGVTQDWATHMIGHELTAQTGIAHGASLAIVLPGTMYVMKEQKKGKILQYAERIFNITDGSDDERVLLAIRKTEDFFKSIGLATTLKEAKIDNKVINIIVNRFTEENIALGENRNITAEVVREILENRK
- a CDS encoding cation diffusion facilitator family transporter — encoded protein: MERNDKVLLKTSWISTIGNSILSLAKLIIGFISGSMAVISDGIDSATDVVISIVMIITAKIMSKPPSRKYAYGYEKAESIATKVLSFVIFYAGIQMLITTIRSTFSAEAKEMPGIIAIYVTIFSIIGKLALALYQYKKGKKINSPLLQANAINMRNDVIISLSVLVGLLFTFIFNLPILDSITGLIISLFIIRSAIKIFMDSNVELMDGVKDEGIYNKIFEAVDKVKGASNPHRVRSRQIGNFYMIALDVEVDGNITVKQAHDIAEEIENNIKQSVENIYDIVVHIEPKGQCRENERFGLDENMIK
- a CDS encoding DMT family protein, with the protein product MKGLYTVLLLVASNVFMTFAWYGHLKMKEFSWFNTLPLIGIIAISWGIAFFEYCFQVPANRIGYAGNGGPFSLLQLKVIQEVITLIVFVIFSTLLFKNETFRLNHFIGFIFLVLAVYFIFKK
- a CDS encoding SDR family NAD(P)-dependent oxidoreductase gives rise to the protein MRVSFKNKTILITGAGSGIGEAIAYQFAEKGANVILTGLDLENLDKVKVNCEKFNIKAFSYECDLSDYNSIDNLVSYIEENNLLIDVFILNAGISQRAKALETDFAVDRKLMDINYFGSVYLIKKFKDHLKSGRHINIAVNTSISGLFGFPLRSAYCGSKHALFGFFESLDLENDNINVTFIIPGRINTQISKSAMLGSGEKYDKMDHGQSSGMDVNTCAKIAVKAISKQKHRKLIGRKELLMVYIHKYIPALYYKLAKKISST